One genomic window of Punica granatum isolate Tunisia-2019 chromosome 1, ASM765513v2, whole genome shotgun sequence includes the following:
- the LOC116211953 gene encoding aspartate aminotransferase, cytoplasmic-like, protein MDSRDANSSETTNVPVNPSSDSVFSHVPRAPEIPIYAVMTACSKDPSPLKLNLGMGVYRTEDGKPLLLNVVRRAEEILVNDRTAVKEYLPITGLPEFNKLSSILIFGADSPAIKENRVTTVQCLSGTGSLRIGADFLAKHYHQDVVYIPEPTYSNHPNFFIAAGLTLRKYRYYNPQTQGLDFQCLLEDLGSAPSGATVLFHACAHNPTGVDPTLEQWEEIRRLIRCKGLFPFFDCAYQGFVSGNLEEDAHSVRMFVADGGECIVVQSFSKNMVLYGERVGALSIVCKNADVASRSESQLKLLIRPMYSSPPIHGAAIAVSIMKNREMYDEWTIELKAMRNRLMSTRQQLYEALLQRGTPGDWSHIIKHVGLFTYSGLSEEQVAFMTREYHIYMPANGRMNMAGLSLKTVPHLVDAIHAAVPMSTSK, encoded by the exons ATGGATTCTCGGGACGCTAACTCCTCGGAGACGACGAATGTCCCTGTGAATCCTTCTTCTGATTCTGTCTTCTCCCATGTCCCTCGAGCTCCGGAAATCCCTATCTATGCG GTGATGACGGCATGCAGCAAAGATCCCAGTCCGCTGAAGTTGAACTTGGGTATGGGTGTTTATCGCACAGAG GATGGCAAGCCTCTTCTTTTGAATGTGGTTAGGCGGGCAGAGGAGATTCTGGTGAATGACAG GACAGCCGTCAAGGAATATTTACCTATCACTGGACTTCCAGAATTCAACAAATTAAGTTCTATTCTCATTTTTGGTGC AGACAGCCCCGCTATAAAAGAGAACAGGGTGACTACAGTTCAGTGTTTGTCGGGTACTGGCTCCCTTCGAATTGGAGCCGACTTCTTAGCAAAACACTATCACCAG GATGTAGTGTACATTCCGGAACCAACTTATTCCAACCACCCGAATTTCTTCATTGCAGCAGGCCTTACTTTGAGGAAATATCGCTACTATAATCCACAAACCCAAGGACTGGACTTTCAAT gtCTTTTAGAAGACCTTGGGTCTGCTCCATCTGGAGCTACAGTTCTTTTCCATGCGTGTGCTCATAACCCGACTGGTGTTGACCCAACCTTGGAGCAGTGGGAGGAGATCAGACGACTTATCAGATGTAAAGGGTTGTTCCCGTTCTTTGATTGTGCTTACCAG GGTTTTGTTAGTGGAAACCTAGAGGAAGATGCACATTCTGTTCGCATGTTTGTCGCTGATGGTGGTGAGTGCATCGTGGTTCAGTCCTTCTCGAAGAACATGGTGCTATATGGGGAACGTGTTGGTGCCTTGAGCATA GTCTGTAAGAATGCTGATGTGGCAAGCCGATCTGAGAGCCAGCTGAAACTGCTGATCCGGCCAATGTACTCAAGCCCGCCAATTCATGGTGCAGCCATTGCAGTCAGCATCATGAAGAACAG GGAGATGTATGATGAATGGACCATTGAGTTGAAGGCAATGAGAAACCGGTTAATGAGCACGAGGCAGCAATTATATGAAGCTCTACTCCAAAGAG GCACTCCAGGTGACTGGAGCCACATAATCAAGCATGTAGGCTTGTTTACATATTCAGGACTAAGTGAAGAGCAAGTTGCTTTTATGACCCGAGAGTACCATATCTACATGCCTGCTAATGG GAGGATGAACATGGCTGGTCTGAGTTTGAAAACAGTTCCACATCTTGTAGATGCCATACATGCTGCTGTCCCTATGAGTACATCCAAGTAG